The Natrinema sp. DC36 genome includes the window TTCCCCGCCCGATCGGCACGCGACGCCGCTTCTCCGCACTGCTCACAGCGACCGCGCTGGGCGTCTACCTGCTGTTGATCGTCGGCGCGACGACGTCGCTGACGAACGCGGCCGCGTCGTGCTCGACGTGGCCGACCTGTCACGCACCCGTCGACCCGCTGAGCCAGACCGAGCTCGCCATCGCGTGGGCCCACCGACTCACGGCCGTCGTCGTCGGCCTGCTCGTCACCGCGACGGCCCTCGCCGCGATATTCGGAGACGCCTCGAGTAAGGTCCGAGCGGTGCTGGTCGTCGCCACCCTCCTCTACATCGTTCAGGTCGGCGTCGGGGCCGTCACCGCGACGATCGGCCCCGCTGCGATCCTCCCTGGACTCCACCTCGCGCTCGGCCTCGTGATCTTCTCGGGGATCGTCCTCGCACTCGCGTGGGACCTCGAGATCGCGACCGGGAGCGACGACGATGCCATCGACTCACCGGAACCGCTTGCGGACCTCGAAGAGGACGTTCCGACCGCGTCCGAGCGCACGCTGCCCTCGAGTCGTTTCGCTCGCGCCCGACTCACCGCCTTCGCCTACTTCCAGATGATGAAACCGCGGCTGATGTGGCTGCTCTGCCTCGTCGCTGCCGCCGGCATGGCGCTGGCGGCCGGCCCCGGACTCGAGATCTATACCATCGTCGCGACGCTCGGCGGCGGCGTCCTCGCGATCGGTGCCTCGGGGACGTTCAACCACGTCCTCGAGCGCGACGTCGACCAGAAGATGTCCCGCACCGCGGATCGACCGCTGGCGGTCGACCTGATCCCGGTTCGAAACGCGCTCGCGTTCGGACTCGGGCTGACCGCGCTGTCGCTCGGAGCGTTTCTGACGATCAATCGGCTCGCGGCGGCGCTCGGACTTGCCGCGATCATGTTCTACAGCGTCGTCTACACACTGGTACTCAAACCGAACACGGTCCAGAACACCGTCATCGGCGGCGCTGCGGGCGCGCTTCCCGCGCTGATCGGCTGGGCGGCCGTGACGAACGAGATCGGCTGGCCCGGGCTCGCGCTCGCGGGCGTCATCTTCCTCTGGACGCCGGCGCACTTCTACAACCTCGCGCTGGCGTACAAGGACGACTACGCTCGCGGCGGCTTTCCCATGATGCCGGTCGTCCGGGGCGAGACCGTCACCCGCAAACACATCCTCTACTACATCGCCGCGACGTTCGTGAGCACGATCGCCCTGGCGTGGATCACCGAACTCGGCGCGCTGTACGCCGGCACGGTCGTCGTCTTCGGCGGGATTTTCCTCTGGGCCGCCGTTCGCCTCCACTTCGAACGGACCGAGGCCGCCGCGTTCCGGTCGTTCCACGCCTCGAACGCGTTCCTCGGTGCGGTGCTCGTCGCGATCCTCGTGGACGCGCTCGCGTTCTGAATCGGCTGTCCCTCCCGTCGCGTGCAACGGCCTCCGTGATAACTGTTAAAAGCGGCCTGCTGAATACAGAGGACGAGTTCAGCATGGCGGATTTGTTTGTTTCACCCCAGAGGCAATGAATCAGCCGTTCAGTAGATATGCGTCCTGATAGTTTGAAACAATTGCATAGCTACGAAATACCGTTAATTAATGGATAGGGATATGACCGATATTCGTACGTCGTGTCGTTATGTGGAAACGACGATCTGTGCTGGCGACTGGTGCAGCGCTGTCGATCGGGACCGGACTCACTTCGGTGGGAGCCGCCGAGGCTGACATCGACGAACTTCCGGATGGAGGCGC containing:
- a CDS encoding heme o synthase: MATESFPRPIGTRRRFSALLTATALGVYLLLIVGATTSLTNAAASCSTWPTCHAPVDPLSQTELAIAWAHRLTAVVVGLLVTATALAAIFGDASSKVRAVLVVATLLYIVQVGVGAVTATIGPAAILPGLHLALGLVIFSGIVLALAWDLEIATGSDDDAIDSPEPLADLEEDVPTASERTLPSSRFARARLTAFAYFQMMKPRLMWLLCLVAAAGMALAAGPGLEIYTIVATLGGGVLAIGASGTFNHVLERDVDQKMSRTADRPLAVDLIPVRNALAFGLGLTALSLGAFLTINRLAAALGLAAIMFYSVVYTLVLKPNTVQNTVIGGAAGALPALIGWAAVTNEIGWPGLALAGVIFLWTPAHFYNLALAYKDDYARGGFPMMPVVRGETVTRKHILYYIAATFVSTIALAWITELGALYAGTVVVFGGIFLWAAVRLHFERTEAAAFRSFHASNAFLGAVLVAILVDALAF